From one Nilaparvata lugens isolate BPH chromosome 2, ASM1435652v1, whole genome shotgun sequence genomic stretch:
- the LOC120350093 gene encoding protein ALP1-like — protein sequence MDLTREETAALLLLTDNVVTKLRPVRSEVHPINKLRSTYGEYSHLFPQLLADENRFFEYFRMSPNTFYFILSKIEHKLTKNWANYHKTPILPEERLHITLRFLSTGMSFRGLAFSFRMGKSTVANIVKETVTAIWDELQPLYMPTPSEEDFSKIANDFAEIWNFPHVIGCLDGKHIRIKCPDNSAAMFFNYRKFFSIVLQGLVDASYKFITVDVGGYGKQSDGGTFLASHLHKFIESEDITFPEPKMVPNTNVQAPFVMLADEAYPLLPHLMTPYKRKNLDPTKRNYNKRHSRARKQLSVHSESCMQNGEYFQKY from the exons ATGGATCTTACAAGAGAAGAGACAGCAGCTTTACTGCTGCTTACTGACAATGTGGTGACGAAGTTAAGACCTGTGAGAAGTGAAGTGCATCCTATTAATAAGTTAAGATCTACTTACGGGGAATACTCACATCTTTTTCCGCAGCTTCTGGCCGATGAGAACAGATTTTTCGAATATTTCAGGATGAGCCCGaacacattttattttattctgtcgAAAATCGAACACAAGCTTACCAAAAACTGGGCGAATTACCACAAAACCCCTATTCTTCCAGAGGAGAGACTGCATATCACGTTGAG GTTTTTGTCAACGGGTATGTCATTTCGAGGATTGGCATTCTCTTTTAGAATGGGAAAATCTACAGTTGCTAATATTGTTAAGGAGACAGTTACGGCAATATGGGATGAATTGCAACCACTTTATATGCCTACACCATCAGAAGAAGATTTTAGTAAAATAGCTAATGATTTTGCTGAAATATGGAACTTCCCACACGTGATTGGTTGTCTAGATGGCAAACATATCAGAATAAAGTGTCCAGATAATTCAGCTGCAATGTTCTTTAATTATAGAAAGTTCTTTTCTATTGTTCTGCAAGGTTTAGTGGATGCATCCTACAAATTTATAACTGTTGACGTTGGAGGTTACGGAAAGCAAAGTGATGGTGGAACTTTTCTTGCATCTCACTTGCACAAATTCATTGAATCTGAAGATATAACATTTCCAGAACCTAAAATGGTGCCTAATACAAATGTCCAAGCTCCTTTTGTGATGTTGGCTGATGAAGCATACCCGCTGCTGCCTCATTTAATGACACCTTACAAGAGAAAGAACTTGGACCCCACGAAAAGGAATTACAATAAGAGACATTCAAGAGCTAGAAAACAGTTGAGTGTGCATTCGGAATCCTGTATGCAAAATGGAGAATACTTTCAAAAGTACTAG